The following coding sequences are from one Luteimonas sp. S4-F44 window:
- a CDS encoding DUF502 domain-containing protein, whose protein sequence is MSAHSLGGRLQRLFLTGLLTLLPIWLTWIVVKFVFVLLSDISTPWVVPLAHSISAAFPALGWINVASVQATVAMIATIVLILAVGWLTRRVVGQRMLGWVDALVRRIPLANIIYSSARKLLDILQTKPDGTQRVVLIDFPHSQMKSVGFVTRVIREQGTGRELAAVYVPTTPNPTSGYLEIVPLDKVTPTDWTVDQAMSFIISGGAVAPDTIPFEPPPAAAASTR, encoded by the coding sequence ATGAGTGCCCACTCCCTGGGCGGGCGCCTGCAGCGCCTGTTCCTCACCGGCCTGCTGACGTTGCTGCCGATCTGGTTGACCTGGATCGTCGTCAAGTTCGTCTTCGTGCTGCTGTCGGACATCAGCACGCCCTGGGTGGTGCCGCTGGCGCACAGCATCTCCGCCGCGTTCCCGGCCCTGGGCTGGATCAATGTCGCCTCGGTGCAGGCGACGGTCGCGATGATCGCGACGATCGTGCTGATCCTCGCCGTCGGCTGGCTGACCCGCCGTGTCGTCGGTCAGCGCATGCTCGGCTGGGTCGACGCGCTGGTGCGCCGCATTCCGCTGGCCAACATCATCTATTCGAGCGCACGCAAGCTGCTCGACATCCTGCAGACCAAGCCCGACGGCACCCAGCGCGTGGTACTGATCGATTTCCCGCACAGCCAGATGAAGTCGGTGGGCTTTGTCACCCGGGTGATCCGCGAACAGGGCACCGGCCGGGAGCTTGCCGCGGTCTACGTGCCGACCACGCCCAACCCGACCTCGGGCTATCTGGAGATCGTGCCGCTGGACAAGGTCACGCCGACCGACTGGACCGTCGACCAGGCGATGAGCTTCATCATCTCCGGCGGCGCGGTCGCGCCCGACACGATTCCCTTCGAGCCGCCGCCGGCTGCGGCGGCGTCCACCCGCTAA
- a CDS encoding bifunctional serine/threonine-protein kinase/formylglycine-generating enzyme family protein: MSQTTSGYESPALPQIAGYRLLRVIGHGGMATVYLGTQLSLGRDVAIKVMRPETLADEVSRRRFENETRTIARLEHPNIVGIHDVGRTADGLPWYAMPHLPHGHLGQRDLRGDQARVRTVLHALLSALAYAHARGVIHRDVKAENVLFDETDRPQLADFGIALRRGYGTRMTMVGLAVGSTAYMAPEQARGQQVDFRADLYSVGVLAWEMLTGALPFEGEDALSMALAHVQNPVPRLPPELRHWQRFVDQALAKSPKRRFANAGQMLRALEQVPQRNGEARITGQMRRIGQGGRRLLPWLALPVVLLAGVGVWRAWERPSAPTAVADEAAPAASIASAPTVAHHETADADADADLAPQADPDTVAVAAGIEASQAAPVSEADRHLAAAERLLRAGRLATPQDDNALERLRRARAADAQHLGLPSLTARVFAAVGSRATALIAGRDDRAATELLQAARAHAGSAEEVAALQPVRAQVADAIEARIADAVAAVDRDDAIASLAAADAVGLDAATKARLRREASAIPDLNALAAKIPGGARVVRSGDTSFAIANAPVSRGDYAAFVSATGRKSAPCRARGSVLRALAPRDWESPGFDQSPSDPVVCVSWHDAVDYARWRSEREGRSIVVASTAQGAAAPTSADGPAEWRSDCAAACKDRVAAGRSRRDALDSRALDPKRGYDDVGFRLVHLP, encoded by the coding sequence ATGTCGCAGACCACAAGCGGATACGAGTCGCCGGCGTTGCCGCAGATCGCGGGCTACCGCCTGCTGCGCGTCATCGGCCACGGCGGCATGGCGACGGTGTATCTCGGCACGCAGTTGTCGCTGGGACGCGATGTCGCCATCAAGGTCATGCGCCCCGAAACGCTGGCCGACGAGGTCAGCCGGCGCCGGTTCGAGAACGAGACGCGGACGATCGCGCGCCTGGAGCACCCCAACATCGTCGGCATCCACGACGTCGGCCGCACCGCCGACGGGCTGCCCTGGTACGCGATGCCCCACCTGCCGCATGGCCATCTGGGCCAGCGCGATCTGCGCGGCGACCAGGCCCGGGTCCGCACGGTCCTGCACGCGCTGCTGTCGGCGCTGGCCTATGCGCACGCGCGCGGGGTCATCCATCGCGACGTCAAGGCAGAGAACGTGCTGTTCGACGAGACCGACCGGCCGCAGCTGGCGGACTTCGGCATCGCGCTGCGCCGCGGCTACGGCACCCGGATGACGATGGTCGGGCTGGCGGTCGGCAGCACCGCGTACATGGCACCCGAACAGGCCCGCGGGCAACAGGTCGACTTCCGCGCCGACCTCTACAGCGTCGGCGTGCTGGCCTGGGAAATGCTCACCGGCGCGCTGCCGTTCGAGGGCGAGGACGCGCTGTCGATGGCGCTGGCGCATGTGCAGAACCCGGTGCCGCGCCTGCCGCCCGAGTTGCGCCACTGGCAGCGCTTCGTGGACCAGGCGCTGGCGAAGTCGCCCAAGCGGCGGTTCGCCAACGCCGGACAGATGCTACGGGCGCTCGAGCAGGTGCCCCAGCGCAACGGCGAGGCGCGGATCACCGGCCAGATGCGCCGGATCGGCCAGGGCGGACGCCGCCTGTTGCCGTGGCTGGCGCTCCCGGTCGTGCTGCTGGCCGGCGTCGGCGTCTGGCGCGCCTGGGAGCGCCCCTCGGCCCCGACCGCAGTGGCCGACGAGGCCGCGCCGGCCGCGTCGATCGCGAGCGCGCCAACGGTCGCGCACCACGAGACCGCCGATGCCGACGCCGATGCCGATCTCGCACCGCAGGCCGATCCCGACACGGTGGCGGTCGCCGCCGGCATCGAAGCCTCGCAGGCCGCGCCGGTGTCGGAGGCCGACCGCCATCTCGCCGCAGCCGAGCGCCTGCTGCGGGCCGGACGGCTGGCGACACCGCAGGACGACAACGCGCTCGAGCGCCTGCGCCGCGCGCGCGCGGCCGATGCCCAGCACCTGGGGCTGCCGTCGCTGACCGCGCGCGTCTTCGCCGCGGTCGGCAGCCGCGCAACCGCGCTGATCGCGGGGCGCGACGACCGCGCGGCCACCGAACTGCTGCAGGCCGCGCGCGCCCATGCCGGCAGCGCCGAGGAGGTCGCGGCGCTGCAGCCGGTGCGCGCGCAGGTCGCCGATGCGATCGAGGCGCGCATCGCCGATGCCGTGGCCGCGGTCGATCGCGACGACGCGATCGCCAGCCTGGCCGCGGCCGACGCCGTCGGGCTTGACGCCGCGACCAAGGCGCGCTTGCGCCGCGAAGCCTCGGCCATTCCCGATCTCAACGCGCTCGCGGCGAAGATCCCCGGTGGCGCGCGGGTGGTCCGCAGCGGCGACACCAGTTTCGCGATCGCCAATGCCCCGGTCAGCCGCGGCGATTACGCGGCCTTCGTCTCCGCGACCGGCCGCAAGTCGGCGCCCTGCCGCGCGCGCGGCTCGGTCCTGCGTGCGCTGGCGCCGCGCGACTGGGAGTCGCCGGGGTTCGATCAGAGCCCGAGCGATCCGGTGGTATGCGTGTCGTGGCATGACGCGGTCGACTACGCACGCTGGCGCAGCGAACGCGAGGGTCGCAGCATCGTCGTGGCCTCAACCGCACAGGGCGCGGCGGCCCCGACATCCGCCGATGGACCAGCGGAATGGCGCAGCGACTGCGCGGCCGCATGCAAGGATCGCGTCGCCGCCGGCCGCAGCCGGCGCGACGCGCTCGACAGCCGCGCCCTCGATCCCAAGCGCGGCTACGACGACGTCGGCTTCCGGCTCGTGCATCTGCCATGA
- a CDS encoding DUF4442 domain-containing protein, producing MSPRLARLLFNLWPPFLFTGIRVTALTPGFSHARVELRRHWYNRNYVGTHFGGSLFAMTDPFWMLMTLRALGDDYVVWDKAAEIEFIRPVRGTVHATFDLDTATVDAIRVATAHGDKHLRWFTTDVLDAAGEPVARVRKQIYVRRKRDRGSAPPPA from the coding sequence ATGTCGCCGCGCCTCGCCCGCCTGCTGTTCAACCTCTGGCCGCCGTTCCTGTTTACCGGGATCCGCGTCACCGCGCTGACGCCCGGGTTCTCGCACGCCCGGGTCGAGTTGCGCCGGCACTGGTACAACCGTAACTACGTCGGCACCCACTTCGGCGGCAGCCTGTTCGCGATGACCGACCCGTTCTGGATGCTGATGACGCTGCGCGCGCTCGGCGACGACTACGTGGTCTGGGACAAAGCGGCCGAGATCGAGTTCATCCGCCCCGTCCGCGGCACTGTGCATGCCACGTTCGATCTCGATACCGCCACGGTCGACGCGATCCGCGTGGCGACCGCGCACGGTGACAAACACCTGCGCTGGTTCACCACCGACGTCCTCGATGCGGCGGGCGAACCGGTCGCCCGTGTACGCAAACAGATCTATGTGCGCCGCAAGCGCGACCGCGGCAGCGCCCCGCCGCCTGCCTGA
- the trxA gene encoding thioredoxin: MLLNGQAPAPERSPHIIDVTTETFESAVLQASLDVPVLVDFWAEWCGPCKTLGPVLEKLAAEYNGAFILAKVDVDKESQIAAAFQIRSVPTVFLIAGGQPVDGFPGALPEGQLREFLQRHGIVPAEGDGASPADTAPLDPQAEIARLREAVAAEPDKAELRLDLALALLQTGAAQEVEGLLDGLPANLATDDRAVKARARLDFAALLADAPPIEALQAAIERDPADLRARHLLGVRQIVAGDAQAGLDQFIEMLRRDRDFEDGLPRKALIDAFRIVDDAELVGRYRRKMASLLF; this comes from the coding sequence ATGCTGCTCAACGGCCAGGCCCCCGCTCCCGAACGCTCGCCCCATATCATCGATGTCACCACCGAGACCTTTGAATCGGCGGTGCTGCAGGCCTCGCTGGATGTGCCGGTTCTGGTGGACTTCTGGGCCGAATGGTGCGGCCCGTGCAAGACCCTGGGCCCGGTGCTCGAGAAGCTGGCGGCCGAATACAACGGCGCCTTCATCCTCGCCAAGGTCGACGTCGACAAGGAATCGCAGATCGCCGCGGCGTTCCAGATCCGCTCGGTGCCGACGGTCTTCCTGATCGCCGGTGGCCAGCCGGTGGACGGCTTTCCGGGTGCGCTGCCCGAGGGCCAGTTGCGCGAGTTCCTGCAGCGCCACGGCATCGTGCCGGCCGAGGGCGATGGCGCCTCGCCCGCCGACACCGCCCCGCTCGATCCCCAGGCCGAGATCGCGCGGCTGCGCGAGGCGGTGGCCGCCGAACCCGACAAGGCGGAACTGCGGCTCGACTTGGCGCTGGCGCTGCTGCAGACCGGCGCCGCGCAGGAAGTCGAAGGCCTGCTCGATGGCCTGCCAGCCAACCTCGCCACCGACGATCGCGCGGTGAAGGCGCGAGCGCGCCTGGATTTTGCCGCGCTGCTGGCCGACGCGCCGCCCATCGAAGCCTTGCAGGCGGCGATCGAACGCGATCCTGCGGATCTGCGCGCCCGCCACCTGCTGGGCGTGCGCCAGATCGTCGCCGGCGATGCACAAGCCGGCCTGGACCAGTTCATCGAGATGCTGCGCCGCGACCGCGATTTCGAGGACGGCCTGCCGCGCAAGGCGCTGATCGACGCGTTCCGCATCGTCGACGACGCCGAACTGGTGGGCCGCTACCGCAGGAAGATGGCCTCGCTGCTGTTCTGA
- a CDS encoding DUF998 domain-containing protein: MGTSMRWWALGLVLVAHAVIWLAMFGFARVVGLPAGVPLALPGAHGLPHAGAFNLLAFVLPGFALAIVAWRARARWWPDAGLAVGIALRLWLLAALLFALQGGLPLDAGDLDGGGSRAHASVWMLWALAFGAGASLAAIAVPGVRLASLLAALAVVAALALPAVAAAGAADRVLLLAWCGWTAWLAWRLPRRAG; the protein is encoded by the coding sequence ATGGGAACATCGATGCGGTGGTGGGCGCTGGGGCTGGTGCTCGTGGCGCATGCCGTGATCTGGCTGGCGATGTTCGGCTTCGCGCGGGTTGTGGGCCTGCCGGCGGGTGTGCCGCTGGCGTTGCCCGGCGCGCACGGGCTGCCGCATGCCGGTGCGTTCAATCTGCTCGCGTTCGTGCTGCCCGGCTTCGCGTTGGCCATCGTGGCATGGCGAGCGCGCGCGCGCTGGTGGCCGGACGCGGGCCTGGCCGTCGGCATCGCCTTGCGTCTGTGGCTGCTGGCGGCCCTGCTGTTCGCGCTGCAAGGAGGACTGCCGCTCGATGCCGGCGACCTCGACGGCGGCGGCAGCCGGGCGCACGCCAGCGTGTGGATGCTGTGGGCCCTGGCCTTCGGCGCCGGCGCGTCCCTGGCCGCCATCGCCGTGCCGGGCGTGCGGCTCGCCTCGCTGCTCGCCGCGCTCGCGGTCGTGGCCGCGCTGGCGTTGCCGGCAGTCGCGGCCGCCGGGGCGGCCGACCGCGTGTTGCTGCTGGCCTGGTGCGGCTGGACGGCCTGGCTGGCGTGGCGGTTGCCGCGCCGGGCCGGCTGA
- a CDS encoding amidohydrolase family protein — translation MSSRFRPTAASALLALLAVTLLAPAAQAQDRTALQCERLFDARSGRMLGAHTIVVADGRIESVAAGLAAPADQARTIALAGRTCMPGWTDLHVHLGSQSGPQSYSEGFRLDPVDFAYRSIGYAEKTLLAGFTTVRDLGGEVAPHLRDAIEQGLVRGPRIFAAGKSIATTGGHADPSNGYNSMLSHLIGPPGPTEGVINSIDDARQAVRQRYKDGSDVIKITATGGVLSYARSGDAPQFTVDEVQAVVDTAKDYGYRVAAHAHGTEGMKRAVLAGVTSIEHGTHMDEDVMRLMKQRGTWYVPTIYAGRFVADKAREPGYFPEVVRPKAATIGAQIQDTAARAYRAGVPIAFGTDQGVGPHGDNAREFVYMVEAGIPAAYALQSATLHAATVLGVDDQGIVEPGRRADIIAMPGDPLADINAVLAVDFVMKAGRVYRAPDASTTLD, via the coding sequence ATGTCCAGCCGCTTCCGCCCCACCGCAGCGTCTGCGTTACTCGCCCTGCTCGCCGTCACCCTGCTCGCACCAGCCGCGCAGGCGCAAGACCGGACCGCGCTGCAGTGCGAGCGCCTGTTCGATGCGCGCAGCGGCCGCATGCTCGGCGCGCATACGATCGTGGTTGCCGACGGCCGCATTGAATCGGTCGCCGCCGGGCTCGCGGCGCCGGCGGACCAGGCGCGCACGATCGCGCTCGCCGGGCGCACCTGCATGCCCGGCTGGACCGACCTGCACGTGCACCTGGGCTCGCAGTCCGGCCCGCAGAGCTATTCGGAAGGCTTCCGCCTCGACCCGGTCGATTTCGCCTACCGCTCGATCGGCTACGCGGAAAAGACCCTGCTCGCCGGCTTCACTACGGTGCGCGATCTCGGCGGCGAAGTCGCGCCGCACCTGCGCGATGCGATTGAACAGGGCCTGGTGCGCGGCCCGCGAATCTTCGCGGCCGGCAAGTCGATCGCCACCACCGGCGGCCATGCCGATCCCAGCAACGGCTACAACTCGATGCTCTCGCACCTGATCGGCCCGCCGGGCCCGACCGAAGGCGTGATCAATTCGATCGACGATGCCCGCCAGGCCGTGCGCCAGCGCTATAAGGACGGCAGCGACGTGATCAAGATCACCGCGACCGGTGGCGTGCTCAGCTACGCCAGGTCGGGCGATGCACCGCAGTTCACCGTCGACGAAGTCCAGGCGGTCGTCGACACCGCCAAGGACTACGGCTACCGCGTCGCCGCGCATGCCCACGGCACCGAGGGCATGAAGCGCGCGGTGCTGGCCGGTGTGACCAGCATCGAGCACGGCACCCATATGGACGAGGACGTCATGCGACTGATGAAGCAGCGTGGCACCTGGTACGTGCCGACGATCTACGCCGGGCGCTTCGTCGCCGACAAGGCGCGCGAACCGGGCTACTTCCCCGAGGTCGTGCGTCCGAAGGCGGCGACGATCGGCGCGCAGATCCAGGACACCGCGGCGCGCGCCTACCGCGCCGGTGTGCCGATCGCCTTCGGCACCGACCAGGGCGTGGGCCCGCACGGCGACAACGCGCGCGAGTTCGTCTACATGGTCGAGGCCGGGATCCCGGCGGCATACGCGCTGCAGTCAGCGACGCTGCATGCCGCGACCGTGCTCGGTGTCGACGATCAGGGCATCGTCGAGCCCGGGCGGCGCGCCGACATCATCGCGATGCCGGGCGACCCGCTCGCCGACATCAATGCGGTGCTGGCGGTCGACTTCGTGATGAAGGCCGGCCGCGTGTACCGCGCGCCGGACGCATCGACGACGCTCGACTGA
- a CDS encoding diguanylate cyclase, whose amino-acid sequence MRLPTILLAFVLLVGAAAAAIVGVRSLERANGSLEHSYSVINLLVASEAALHEAESKARGYRLTGRESFRPEYGDAVARAGQYSRRLIELTADNPAQQALARTFDADMQRHLSTMEILLDPTQMAALPDDEGQRRISENVRRATAMSALRQQLLDEENRLLAERQVTSQQRATWLVVFIVLAFVVALGLLIFMLWGLSRENRRSRRLERDARNAMRDLHALSEQRHTQSEYAGMLQSCQSREEIVALTTRAVVELVPEASGRCYLARPSQNFLESAGTFGEHPISHEDTVTQDDCWALRRGQPHYLRGRSGGLRCAHIDRDVPLDGVSTLCVPLIAQGQSLGMLHVSAASDPSSSDNDAAILASLSEQMALALANLQLRETLRTQSLRDPLTSLFNRRYLEVSLARELQRCERRHLPLSLMMLDVDHFKRFNDTHGHAAGDAVLSQVGRLIQAGVRTEDIACRYGGEEFTVVLPELDAANARMRAEQIRRAIEISSVQHMGQTLGPVTLSIGIATFPANGTTPELLLQVADATLYRAKAEGRNRVLHASQTD is encoded by the coding sequence TTGCGCCTGCCGACGATCCTGTTGGCGTTCGTGCTGCTGGTGGGCGCCGCCGCTGCGGCGATCGTCGGTGTGCGCAGCCTGGAGCGGGCGAACGGATCGCTTGAGCACAGCTACTCGGTGATCAACCTGCTGGTCGCCTCGGAAGCGGCGCTGCACGAGGCCGAATCCAAAGCGCGCGGCTACCGCCTGACCGGCCGTGAGAGTTTCCGTCCCGAATACGGCGATGCGGTGGCGCGCGCCGGCCAGTACAGCCGCCGGCTGATCGAACTGACCGCCGACAATCCGGCGCAGCAGGCGCTGGCGCGCACGTTTGACGCCGACATGCAGCGGCATCTGAGCACGATGGAGATCCTGCTCGACCCAACGCAGATGGCTGCCCTGCCCGACGACGAGGGCCAGCGGCGAATCAGCGAGAACGTCCGCCGCGCCACCGCGATGTCGGCATTGCGCCAGCAGTTGCTGGACGAGGAGAACCGGCTGCTGGCCGAGCGCCAGGTCACCAGCCAGCAACGCGCGACCTGGCTGGTGGTGTTCATCGTGCTGGCCTTCGTTGTCGCGCTGGGTCTGCTGATCTTCATGCTGTGGGGCCTGTCGCGCGAGAACCGGCGCAGTCGACGGCTCGAGCGCGACGCGCGCAATGCGATGCGCGACCTGCATGCGCTGTCGGAGCAGCGGCACACCCAGAGCGAGTACGCGGGCATGCTGCAAAGCTGCCAGAGCCGCGAGGAGATCGTCGCGCTGACCACGCGCGCGGTCGTCGAACTGGTGCCCGAGGCCAGCGGGCGCTGCTACCTCGCGCGGCCGTCGCAGAACTTTCTCGAAAGCGCCGGCACCTTCGGCGAACACCCGATCAGCCACGAAGACACTGTCACCCAGGATGATTGCTGGGCGCTGCGCCGCGGTCAGCCGCACTACCTGCGCGGCCGCAGCGGCGGGCTGCGCTGCGCGCACATCGACCGGGACGTGCCACTGGATGGCGTGTCGACACTGTGCGTGCCGCTGATCGCGCAGGGCCAGTCGCTGGGTATGCTGCACGTCAGCGCGGCCAGCGATCCGTCGAGCAGCGACAACGATGCCGCGATCCTGGCCTCGCTGTCGGAACAGATGGCGCTGGCGCTGGCCAACCTGCAATTGCGCGAGACCCTGCGCACGCAGTCGCTGCGCGATCCGCTGACCTCGCTGTTCAATCGCCGCTACCTGGAGGTGAGCTTGGCGCGAGAGCTCCAGCGCTGCGAGCGCCGCCACCTGCCGCTGTCACTGATGATGCTCGACGTCGACCACTTCAAGCGCTTCAACGACACCCACGGCCATGCGGCCGGCGACGCCGTGCTCAGCCAGGTCGGCCGGCTGATCCAGGCCGGCGTGCGGACCGAGGACATCGCCTGCCGCTACGGCGGCGAGGAGTTCACAGTGGTCCTGCCCGAGCTCGACGCGGCGAACGCGCGCATGCGCGCCGAGCAGATCCGCCGTGCGATCGAGATCTCCAGCGTGCAGCACATGGGCCAGACCCTGGGCCCGGTGACGTTATCGATCGGCATCGCCACCTTCCCCGCCAACGGCACCACGCCCGAACTGCTGCTGCAGGTCGCCGATGCCACCCTGTATCGCGCCAAAGCCGAAGGCCGCAACCGCGTGCTGCACGCCTCGCAGACCGACTGA